The following are from one region of the Halorussus rarus genome:
- a CDS encoding OsmC family protein has protein sequence MSKNVITVSREGYTADNDIREFEMTVDATGEEAPDTLETLLAAYGSCYVPALRVGAEQRDVGDLGRIEIDVNGDLNDDDKLKAVQFAVKTEAEMDDGQADEVVTRANQLCKVHDALKAEIEADVTVESDAF, from the coding sequence ATGTCGAAGAACGTCATCACCGTCTCCAGAGAGGGGTACACCGCCGACAACGACATCCGCGAGTTCGAGATGACCGTCGACGCGACCGGCGAGGAGGCGCCCGACACGCTCGAAACGCTGCTCGCCGCGTACGGGTCGTGCTACGTCCCGGCGCTCCGGGTCGGCGCCGAGCAGCGCGACGTCGGCGACCTCGGTCGAATCGAGATCGACGTGAACGGCGACCTCAACGACGACGACAAGCTGAAAGCCGTCCAGTTCGCCGTCAAGACCGAAGCCGAGATGGACGACGGACAGGCCGACGAGGTCGTCACGCGGGCCAACCAGCTCTGCAAGGTCCACGACGCCCTGAAGGCCGAGATCGAGGCCGACGTCACAGTCGAGAGCGACGCGTTCTGA